A genomic stretch from Lysobacter soyae includes:
- the bla gene encoding subclass B3 metallo-beta-lactamase translates to MRAALWSALFAACGSAAAATPARMPTLPAPHQPLQCAEDAGWDDPMPPRHLFGDVWYVGTCGITSILIASPQGHVLIDGGAKLGAQRIEKNLRALGVDLKDIKYILVSHEHFDHVGGVAQLQRDSGAVVLTRQEAAASLKRGKSDRRDPQFDVLDPFPAIANVQSIKAGAGLRAAERTIINVPMPGHTPGGSGWRWRECEGSVCLNFFYSDSVSAISDKTYRYSDAGALARPMQQTLSRLEKAPCDVLMTTHPSSSHLIERLEGKEALVQPQACRKLAESAKTALKLRLSQESANTAP, encoded by the coding sequence ATGCGCGCAGCGCTGTGGTCTGCCTTGTTTGCCGCATGCGGCTCGGCCGCCGCGGCGACACCCGCGCGCATGCCGACCCTGCCCGCTCCGCATCAGCCGCTGCAGTGCGCGGAAGATGCCGGTTGGGATGACCCGATGCCTCCGCGCCATCTTTTCGGCGATGTTTGGTATGTCGGTACTTGCGGAATCACCTCGATCTTGATTGCGAGCCCGCAGGGACATGTGTTGATTGACGGTGGCGCTAAATTGGGCGCGCAGCGAATCGAGAAGAATCTTCGCGCGCTGGGCGTCGACCTCAAGGACATCAAATACATCTTGGTGTCGCACGAACATTTCGACCACGTCGGGGGTGTTGCGCAGTTGCAGCGGGATTCGGGCGCCGTCGTATTGACCCGACAAGAAGCCGCGGCATCACTCAAGCGCGGCAAAAGTGACCGTCGCGATCCGCAATTCGATGTCTTGGATCCGTTCCCGGCCATTGCGAATGTTCAATCCATCAAGGCCGGTGCCGGATTGCGCGCGGCGGAGCGAACAATCATCAATGTGCCGATGCCCGGGCACACACCGGGCGGATCAGGCTGGCGATGGCGGGAATGCGAAGGCAGCGTGTGCCTGAACTTCTTTTATTCGGATAGCGTCAGCGCCATCTCCGATAAGACGTATCGCTACAGCGACGCAGGTGCACTCGCCCGCCCGATGCAACAGACCTTGAGCAGACTGGAAAAAGCGCCTTGCGATGTGTTGATGACCACACATCCCTCCAGCAGTCACCTCATTGAACGACTGGAAGGCAAAGAAGCACTGGTGCAACCCCAGGCCTGTCGCAAATTGGCGGAATCCGCCAAGACCGCGTTGAAGCTTCGGTTGAGTCAAGAGTCGGCCAATACCGCGCCGTGA
- the purB gene encoding adenylosuccinate lyase: MSQHALTALSPLDGRYASKVDALRPIFSEFGLIKARVKVEIEWLLALAAEPGISELAPFSDAAAQRLRDFADGLSTADAARVKAIEATTNHDVKAVEYLIKERLKNDAELAPALEFVHFACTSEDINNLSYALMLRDARDQVMLPKLDGLMASLRALAHEHAALPMLSRTHGQTASPTTVGKEIANVVARLDRQRAVLAETPMPGKINGAVGNYNAHVASYPDIDWAEFSRKFVGSLGLTWQPYTTQIEPHDGIAEIADVMKRIDTILIDLARDIWGYISLGYFKQRLKEGEVGSSTMPHKVNPIDFENAEGNFGIANALFEHFAAKLPVSRWQRDLTDSTVLRALGTAFGHALIGFDALSRGLGKLEVNPERLAADLDAAWEVLAEAVQTVMRRHGLPNPYEQLKALTRGQGINKESIRAFVDTLDLPADAKAELMQMTPASYIGVAAKLASEI; this comes from the coding sequence ATGAGCCAACACGCCCTCACCGCCCTTTCGCCCCTCGACGGACGTTATGCGTCAAAAGTGGATGCGCTCCGACCGATTTTCTCCGAATTCGGTCTGATCAAGGCTCGGGTTAAAGTCGAAATCGAATGGCTGTTGGCGCTGGCCGCGGAGCCCGGCATCTCAGAACTCGCGCCGTTCTCCGATGCCGCGGCGCAACGCCTGCGTGATTTTGCCGATGGTTTGTCGACCGCCGATGCAGCCCGCGTCAAGGCCATCGAAGCCACCACCAACCACGATGTCAAAGCGGTGGAATATCTGATCAAGGAACGTTTGAAGAATGATGCGGAACTCGCGCCGGCGCTCGAGTTTGTCCACTTCGCCTGTACCAGTGAAGACATCAACAACTTGAGCTACGCCTTGATGCTGCGTGACGCCCGTGACCAAGTGATGCTGCCGAAGCTCGACGGCTTGATGGCGTCGCTGCGGGCATTGGCGCACGAGCACGCCGCCCTGCCGATGCTTTCCCGCACGCACGGACAAACGGCATCGCCGACAACCGTTGGCAAGGAAATCGCCAACGTTGTGGCGCGACTGGACCGTCAACGCGCGGTATTGGCGGAGACGCCGATGCCCGGAAAAATCAACGGCGCCGTCGGTAATTACAACGCACACGTGGCGAGCTACCCGGACATTGATTGGGCGGAATTTTCCCGCAAGTTTGTCGGTTCACTCGGTCTGACCTGGCAGCCCTACACCACCCAGATCGAACCCCATGACGGCATCGCTGAGATTGCCGATGTGATGAAGCGCATCGACACCATCTTGATTGATTTGGCGCGTGACATTTGGGGCTATATCTCGCTGGGCTACTTCAAGCAGCGCTTGAAAGAAGGCGAAGTCGGTAGCTCTACGATGCCGCACAAAGTGAACCCGATCGATTTCGAAAACGCTGAAGGGAACTTCGGCATCGCCAATGCGCTCTTCGAGCACTTCGCTGCCAAGCTGCCGGTCAGCCGCTGGCAGCGCGATCTCACCGACTCCACGGTGCTCCGTGCGTTGGGTACCGCGTTCGGGCACGCCCTGATCGGCTTCGATGCCCTGTCGCGCGGCCTCGGGAAGTTGGAGGTCAATCCGGAGCGCTTGGCGGCGGATTTGGACGCCGCTTGGGAAGTGCTCGCCGAGGCGGTTCAAACCGTCATGCGTCGTCATGGCTTGCCCAATCCCTACGAACAATTGAAAGCGCTTACACGCGGACAAGGCATCAACAAGGAATCCATTCGCGCATTCGTCGACACATTGGATCTCCCCGCAGATGCCAAAGCCGAGTTGATGCAGATGACACCGGCATCTTATATCGGCGTCGCAGCGAAACTCGCCAGCGAGATTTGA
- a CDS encoding class II fumarate hydratase — protein MATRKNSDVGVRIMSDSMGRIEVPAAALWGAQTQRAVENFDLSGQPMHADFIRTLGLLKAVAATANATLKQLPVRTATAIRRAGMEVASGYFDAHFPIDRYQTGSGTSTNMNANEVIASLATRASGKPVHPNDQVNMGQSSNDIIPTAMRVASALTASDRLLPALAHLRKTIARKARAHARTVKTGRTHLMDAMPLTVAQELGAWASQLQSAEDRIKDTLKRVKRLPIGGTAIGTGINAHPRFAATFVRTLNATGPVKFTAAADKFEGIAAQDDLVELSGQLSAAAVALMKISNDLRWMNSGPLAGLAEIELEALQPGSSIMPGKVNPVIPEAVAMACAQIMGLHTANTVAGQSGNFQLNVMLPLLANNLLDAIDLLSRAAFALADDAIANFVVNRKKIDEALARNPILVTALNPIIGYDRAAAIAKRAYKEGRPVLEVALEDSGLDRSTLTRLLEPLQLTGSR, from the coding sequence ATGGCCACCCGCAAGAATAGTGATGTCGGTGTACGAATCATGTCGGACAGCATGGGGCGGATCGAAGTCCCGGCTGCGGCTCTGTGGGGTGCCCAAACCCAGCGGGCCGTCGAGAATTTCGATCTGTCCGGTCAACCGATGCATGCGGACTTCATTCGCACACTCGGCTTGCTGAAAGCCGTTGCCGCCACAGCGAACGCGACCCTCAAGCAGCTTCCGGTTCGTACAGCGACCGCCATCAGGCGTGCCGGAATGGAAGTTGCCAGCGGCTATTTCGACGCGCATTTCCCGATCGACCGTTATCAGACGGGTTCCGGCACCTCTACCAATATGAACGCGAATGAGGTGATCGCAAGTCTGGCGACGCGAGCATCGGGCAAGCCGGTCCACCCGAATGATCAAGTCAATATGGGGCAAAGCTCGAACGACATCATCCCCACGGCGATGCGCGTTGCCAGCGCGCTGACGGCCAGCGACCGTTTGCTACCGGCACTCGCGCATTTGCGGAAGACCATCGCAAGAAAGGCGAGGGCCCACGCACGAACCGTCAAGACGGGCCGGACCCATCTCATGGATGCGATGCCCTTGACCGTGGCGCAGGAGTTGGGCGCGTGGGCATCGCAACTGCAATCTGCCGAAGACCGCATCAAAGACACACTGAAACGCGTCAAACGTTTGCCCATCGGGGGCACCGCGATTGGCACCGGTATCAATGCGCATCCGCGTTTTGCGGCGACATTCGTCCGCACGTTGAACGCCACTGGCCCGGTGAAATTCACCGCCGCTGCCGACAAGTTCGAAGGCATCGCCGCACAGGATGATCTCGTCGAACTTTCCGGTCAGCTGAGCGCGGCCGCCGTCGCTCTGATGAAAATCTCAAACGATTTGCGCTGGATGAACTCCGGCCCCTTGGCGGGACTGGCAGAGATTGAACTGGAAGCGCTTCAGCCCGGAAGCTCGATCATGCCGGGCAAGGTCAATCCCGTGATTCCCGAAGCCGTTGCCATGGCGTGTGCGCAAATCATGGGCTTGCATACCGCAAATACCGTCGCGGGACAGAGTGGCAACTTCCAACTCAATGTGATGTTGCCTTTGCTCGCCAACAACCTTTTGGACGCCATCGACTTGTTATCCCGCGCCGCCTTTGCACTGGCGGACGACGCCATTGCGAATTTTGTCGTCAATCGCAAAAAGATCGATGAAGCCCTGGCCAGGAACCCGATCTTGGTGACCGCGCTCAACCCGATCATCGGGTACGACCGCGCTGCGGCCATTGCGAAACGCGCCTATAAAGAAGGGCGACCAGTGTTAGAGGTCGCCCTTGAAGACAGCGGATTGGATCGATCCACGTTGACCCGGCTTTTGGAACCACTCCAACTCACCGGATCACGCTGA
- a CDS encoding YggN family protein: MNKTLLSLATVAALTLVSACQPPSPPQPPAPPNPPGASTGTVQVDANGHAIPQSELGQQTAKALAEAREKLAKENISINGGDNININGVKIKSDSSLPQAEITPTGDLLIAGKTVTPTPDQRKLLLAYREEIIDIANAGMNMGVQGADLANEALTGIPGLIVGGDEARQRYEAKMEAKGKELEAQARVLCNNLGPMMQTQQALAAIMPEFKPYANITQGSIDDCMKDKEKE; this comes from the coding sequence ACATTGCTCAGCCTCGCCACCGTTGCAGCGCTCACCTTGGTGAGCGCTTGCCAACCCCCGAGCCCGCCGCAGCCGCCGGCCCCGCCGAACCCGCCAGGTGCGTCGACCGGCACCGTCCAAGTGGACGCAAACGGTCATGCCATTCCGCAAAGTGAGCTCGGACAACAAACGGCCAAGGCTTTGGCGGAGGCGCGCGAAAAACTGGCCAAAGAGAACATTTCCATCAACGGTGGCGACAACATCAATATCAATGGTGTCAAAATAAAGTCTGATTCCAGCCTGCCTCAAGCGGAAATCACGCCGACGGGTGACTTGCTGATTGCAGGCAAGACTGTCACGCCGACACCGGACCAACGCAAGTTGCTGCTGGCGTATCGTGAAGAAATCATTGATATCGCCAACGCGGGTATGAACATGGGCGTCCAAGGCGCCGATCTCGCCAACGAAGCCCTCACCGGTATTCCCGGTCTGATAGTGGGCGGTGACGAAGCGCGCCAGCGTTACGAAGCCAAGATGGAAGCGAAAGGTAAGGAACTGGAAGCGCAAGCGCGTGTTCTTTGCAACAACCTGGGGCCGATGATGCAGACACAACAAGCATTGGCGGCAATCATGCCCGAGTTCAAACCCTACGCAAACATCACGCAGGGCAGTATCGATGACTGCATGAAAGACAAAGAAAAGGAATGA